The stretch of DNA ATTTTTACCCTTGTCAAATAAGTGATTCTTACTACTACAGCGTAGCTAGGCGTTGGCGCAAGGCTTCGATTTGAGCTTTACGCATCTGCAGCGTTGGGTGAGAATCCAAAAATTTCGCTTGGTCTTGAGCATACTGCACCTCTAAACCAGCAATTTCAGACTCGATAGCACTAGCGGTAGCGACAACAACCGCATTTTGACTACTATCGGGCTGCAGCTGGGAAAGGCGTTTTTCAAGACTCAATTGCTGCTCTTGCAAATGAACCATCATAGGTGCTTCTTGCGTGAATATTTCGCCCTGAAGAACTTTTTCAACTTCTAGTTGGGCGATCTGCTGAGCTAGAGCAGTGGCAGTGGCTTGCTGTACACGTTCTTCATGATTGGCATTGAGTTCAGCAACAGGAGCTTCGCTTTTGAGAAGTTGGGCGCTTGCGATCGCACCTGCTGATACCAAAGCCACGCCACACGTTAAGGCCGCTAATTGCTTTGAATTCATTGTGATTGCCTTAGCAATGTTGATTAATGAAAGCGTTTGCATATCTAAGACGTATTTTAGGAAAGTTAGTTCCTTAAAAATAAGCCACCAACAGATTAGCTTGCAGCCGCTCCCCACAAAATTCAGCAGCATAACCGTCGCAACTGTCGGCCGTAGATAACCTTAAGCGCTCAGCAGGTAACCTTTTGGCGATCGGTATGCGTTGAAATTGTTAGGACGCGGTTTTTATCGATACGGTATTCCAATCGACAAAATCCTAGGTTAACTATCCTTCCCTAGAAGTTGTACTTGCTCCTCTACCTCGTCGAATTCGACCATAGAGTATTAGGCAGCCAGCACTCACCACTACCAAGGCAGACGATGGCTCAGAAACAGCAGCAGTCTGTGTGTTGAATTGGAACCGCCCACGTAGTGCAGGAGCGGTAGGACTCTCTGATCTTTGCAGAAACTCTGCATCAAAGGTCAAAATTTGCGAACGGTCAGGTGTAAAAGTTACTTCATTGATGGTGAAGCTACCAAAGACCTGGTTTGAACCACGGTTCTGAAAGGATATATCCAAACCTGCAAACCCAGGTGGCGCAAAGTCGGCTCGTCGAGCTTCGGGGTAGAATCCCGGCTGAATTGGGATACCTAATGCATCCGTTCCAAAAAATACAAGAGCGAATTCATTTTCAGGTGTCGATGAACGATCCAGAACCCAGAGCAACTCGGCGGGGCTACCATCGGATAGACTACGACGAATCTCAGCAGAAATACTGTCACCAAGGTTAGTGTCATAAGTAATATCAAACGTGTTACCTGACCCTATGTAGTCACCAGGTTCACTGTCTAACATCAAACGTGCAAAGTCTGCACGGGCTACCGTGGCTGTGCACGGAACTATTAACCCAGTTAGGACCATCAAAGAAACAAATTGACTACGAAGCATTGAGATACTCCTTGTTAAATAAAAATTTGATTAAAGCTTAGAGACTGCACCCAACCAAACGCCCTCACAGCTATCTTTCAACTAAAGAAAGCCTAGTCATTCGAACCTCACATCCCTACAACAATTGTTTAGAAATAAATTTTTCACCTAATATCCTAGTTTGGGTAACCAGGTGGACATGACTCTGTCCAACACTTCCATAGGGGTAATTAGGTGAAAACATGTCAGCTTAGCATCCATAAGGGGGATTAGGTTGAAAAATCAGTAAAAGTAAGATGTGTTAGGCGTAGCTGTAACGCATTTTTTAACCGTAAGCGAATGCGTTACGCTGGTGCTAGCGCATCCTACTGGACTCCTTTTTCAAGAACATCGATTTCATACCGGAGTATGTTTAGAAGATCCAAGCTTTAATGCAGAAATTAGATTCTTTTTGTAAAAGAGCTTACTAAGATTTGCTCGCCGATGGCTTAATTCTCCCGTCAACTATAATTTCAGGGACTTTCTTGCCAGATTCTACATCTCTTTGTCTTCGTTTTTTTAGATTTTCAAAGGCCGTAATTTTGTCTGTATTTCTAATAACTAAAAGGATGCTGTGGCTCGCCCCTTCGGCTTCATTATAGATGGGCAGTTGGGCTGCGTAAGCATGGCTTAAATTATTTTTTGTGTATTTGATCTCTACGTTGACCTTGGCTTTGCCACTAGATAATTTAAAGTCAACAGGTCCACGACCAGCATCTGATTCTGGACTTAAATCCAGACTATTTGCATTACAATAGGCTTCCGCAATTCCAAAAAATAAGCGCTGAGCAAATCTTTCATGTTTGCATTGATCATACTTATCCCAGAATACGATTGACAACCCATTTTTTTCAACAAGTTTTTTGAAATGATTACAAATTACAACAACCATTTCAAGAATATTTTCAGGAGAAACTACTTTATCAGTCTCAATCGAAAGAGGATATTTCTTAGAATACTCTTGTGCTATTTCTAGCCAATTAAATTCACCTAAAGGATCTTCTACAAAATCATAAGGCTCGGTTCTACTGGCTTTATACAACTCAATGAGTTCTCTTAAAGCATCAGGATTATCGATAAAGAGGCGCTTCAGTTCTGATTTTCTTAAACTCTTAAAAGCCTTTTCCCATTCTTCTCCTATCATTGAGTTTATTTGACTACGTAGTTTGGAGTTATGATCAACAACTTCATCAATATCGCTTCTATCGTTTGCGACGGGAAAATCATTAAGTATTTCTTGCGGTATCAGAATTAAGGGGTTTTTTGTCCTCTTGTTAATTGGAAGTAAATATTCAACTCCACTTAATTCTACTTTTTGAGATTCTAGCTTTAACTTAGTCGCTTGATTTTCTGAGTATTTAGCAAGGTCAGGCAACATGATCCTTGCAGTCATATCGCTAACTCTATCCGCGCCTATATTCTCTTCTAACAAACCAATAATCTCAAACATTTCAGGATCAGTTATTCCTACTTCGATTATTTCACGAGCAGTGACCGCTAAATTTCTTGCTAGTTCTGGACCTATACCTCTCCCAGAATTTCCCTCGCTTGAATAGCCAAGACTCAAGAAGCCAGGCTCTTTGAAAGTCAGTAACCTCACAGCATTACGGAAAAATATATCCTCACTACTCTTGGATTTGACTAATGTTTTAATTATTTTTTCAAAGTGCTTTCTAAAGTTCTCATATGAACCTTTTAATTCTTGAATATGTGTTTGCTTTAAAGGTCTTGGATCTAAATATAATCCTGAATCAATTCCAATAAAACCGTTAAAAATTTTTTCTCGATCAAGTACCTCTGCCGAGACGTCTAGTACTTGGTTCAATTTATGTGTAGTTTGTTTACCCATATTAATTCAAGAAAACCTCAATGAATGCTAAGACCCACGCGGGTATAGCGTTAAGTCTATATTTTCGAGGTTGACTGCTTGCGTTATTTTTAGTGACTGTTTCTGGTCAGGCTAACAATTACTTAGAGAGAAACTTTCTGCCCAACACCCTAATTAGGGTGATTAGGTGAAAAAATTCAGTATAGCCATTATCTCTAGGGAAGTCGAATTGTTTAGGTTTTGTTTCCTGCCTATCAGCAGGCATTTGCACTTGACGGCAGGATAAGGCGGTTAACTGCTGCGAGAGCGTTGCTGTTTGAATCGATTTTGCAGGCAAATCTGACTCAAGACAGAACAGGTGAGCATTGACTTGGGGTTGTAGGCGTAGCTCAGGGCGGCAAACCAGCATTACGTTACAAGACACCGCTGGCATCTGCAAAAAGTTTCCTCACACAGTTGACGTCTGCTTAGAGCACACCGTATTCTCATTCATTAAGCTGTCGTGCGCGGCAGCCTAGACACAGAACTCATGGACTTAGCGCCGCCTGCAAGTGTTCTCAGCACAAACAGGCGACTGTTCCCCCGAAGCTGGTACAAGCAGTTCGGAGGCTTGGAGGTTAGTTTACCTCCCCTGCCGCCCCGATTGCACACAACCACGGGGCTGCTAGGAAAGTGAGTTCTGGTTTCCTAGTTCACACTACATAGGGACCAGAACCACATGTTTCAATCGAATGATTTGGGCGCTCAGCCGCCCACAGTTCCCCCTGCCCAATCTTCTCAACCTAAACCAAGGCGAGAGAAAGTTACCAACGTGCTTTACGGCAGTTTGGAAGCACTTGATCGCATGACCAAGCAGCTGCATACGCTCCACTATGCCGACCCCAACGACTGGAGCGACCCCATTCCCAGCGGCAGAGACAGCCAGTGGATGGTGGTTTTGATTAAGCATCTGCTGATTGAATAAGCCTTTATACAAGTAGAGGCTGTTTGAGAAGTAGTTTCGTAGGTTGGGTTTTGCCGAGCCTCAACACCAACCTACGGAATTAAACCAAGGCACTAATGCAAACGGTGTAACGGTTGGCCCTATCCAAAACAGCGGCCCTCTGCTACTAAAGAGGTGTGATTTACCGAGAGCTTTCATGCCTGACCTGCCAACGCCGCGCCAGATTATCGAAACGCTGCTGCCTCAGCTTCGCGTTGCGGCTGCTTACGCCTACGAAATTCAGTCTAGAATCGCCTCTCTCCCCTCTAAAGATGCCGACAACTTCTTCGGGGCGGCCCTATCCGATGCCGACCTCTCGGTTCAGACCTTTATCGAAGTCGCCATGCTAGGGCTGTTTCCCCAGGTGCGATTTTTTGGAGAGGAGCACGAAAAGACCTACAACACCAAGTACTTTCGGGGCATTACCCTAGGCGAGCAGGACGACTACCTGGTGACGCTCGACCCGATTGACGGCACTCGCTTTTACCTAGATGGGCACTCAAATTTTCAGATTATTTTGTCGGTGCTAAACCGGGATGACTTTGAGGGTGCGATCGCAATTACCCCTGCCCAAAACATCTACTACTACGCGCTCCGAGGGCAGGGGGCCTTTAAGGGTCACCTGCACGATTCTTTGGAAGACTGCGTGCCTTTGCAGGTTGAGTCTCCTCAAAATGCGGTTTTCTTGGGCTTTAGTATGGGCGGTCTAGCCAAACCCTTGCAGGATCGCTACTCAGTCATCAGCGTCAGCACCGACTATTCCCAGCAGACCCGAATTCCCAGCGTCAACGGCCTGCTCAGCGGCGAAATTTCGGGGGCAGTGCTAGCCAAAGGTAACTTCATCGATGGGGCAGCTCTGGCCTTTATTGCCCGTGAAATGGGCTATATCGCCACTACCTTAGACGGTTCACCCTTTCCGCCGCTGCATACCTGTGAGAACTACCAGCTTCCTGGCCTAGTGATCGCAGCAACGGAGCAGATCTTGATGGATCTGCTCCGCGCAGTTAAAGCTCAGCTCTAGCTTAGAAGTCTTGATCTTCTAAGACTTCCTCCTCCGCTTCATCTCCCGGCTCAACTTCAATGGGAGCCGCGTTGCCCGACATAAGCTTTTGCTTTAGCGCCTGCTCAATGTCCTGGGCAACCTGGGGATTTTCTTTCATGTAGATAATGGCATTGTCGCGGCCCTGACTGATGTTTTCGCCGTTGTAGCTATACCAGGCTCCCTTGCGGGTGACAATGCCGTTTTGCTCAGCCAGATCGACCAGACAGCCGATGGTTGAGATACCTTCCCCAAAGATCACGTCAAACTCAGCTATGCGGAAGGGAGGGGCCACCTTGTTTTTAGCCACCTTCACCTTGGCCCGAATGCCAAACTCCTCAGTACCCTTTTTCAGGGTTTGGATGCGGCGAATATCGAGCCGCACCGAGGCATAAAACTTAAGGGCATTGCCGCCGGTTGTGGTTTCTGGGTTGCCGTAGGAAACACCGATCTTGAGCCGGAGCTGGTTGAGGAAAATTACAGTACAGCCAGATTTGCCGATGTTGCCGGTAATTTTCCGCAGGGCTTGGCTCATGAGGCGGGCCTGTAGGCCGACGTGAGTATCGCCCATTTCACCTTCGATTTCGGCGCGAGGCACCAGGGCCGCTACCGAGTCCACCACCACAATATCTACCGCAGAGGATCGCACCAGCTGATCGACGATCTCTAGGCCCACTTCTCCAGTATCGGGTTGAGCGACCAACAGTTCTTCAATGTTGACGCCCAGTCTCTTGGAGTACTCTGGGTCGAGAGCATGTTCAGCATCGACAAAGGCAGCGGTGCCCCCCGCTTTTTGGACTTCTGCGATCGCATGTAGCGCCAGCGTCGTCTTACCAGAGCTCTCTGGCCCATAGATCTCAATTACTCGGCCCTTAGGCAAGCCGCCCCCCAGCGCCAAATCTAGCGTTAGCGCTCCAGTTGAGATTGTCTCCACCTTCATCCGGCCCGCGTCGCCCAGCCGCATGATGGAGCCTTTGCCGAAGTTTCGCTCAATCTGGCTTAGCACCAGGCTGAGCGCTTTTTGTTTATCGGAGTTATCCGCTGAAGCCTTAGCCATGCGCCTCTCACTCAAAGAATTATGCAGCAACAAAAAGTACGTGTCGCAACCGTTAGGTGCTAGTCTACCGGGAAACTTAGCCTTTGAATGGCTGACCTTTCCATACAAATGTACTATACCAGTATAGTCCTATTCAAGGGTTTATTGCATCCTTAAACTAAGAGTGCCCCGTTTGATCCGGTTGATCCTTTCGGTTGTTCCTGATGGATGCGTTTGCCCCTAACTTTTCGATCTCTTCCTTTGCCCTCAGCGTTGCTGGGCTGACGGAGTATATCAAGGCCGTCTTAGAGGAAAACAGCACCCTGCGGCAGGTTTGGGTTGTTGGCGAAGTCTCTAGCACCAAGTCACACTCCAGCGGCCTATTTTTTACCCTGCAAGACGAAGCGGGCACAGCGACAATTAACTGCGTAGCCTGGCGCAG from Pseudanabaena sp. FACHB-2040 encodes:
- a CDS encoding inositol monophosphatase family protein, giving the protein MPDLPTPRQIIETLLPQLRVAAAYAYEIQSRIASLPSKDADNFFGAALSDADLSVQTFIEVAMLGLFPQVRFFGEEHEKTYNTKYFRGITLGEQDDYLVTLDPIDGTRFYLDGHSNFQIILSVLNRDDFEGAIAITPAQNIYYYALRGQGAFKGHLHDSLEDCVPLQVESPQNAVFLGFSMGGLAKPLQDRYSVISVSTDYSQQTRIPSVNGLLSGEISGAVLAKGNFIDGAALAFIAREMGYIATTLDGSPFPPLHTCENYQLPGLVIAATEQILMDLLRAVKAQL
- the recA gene encoding recombinase RecA, whose translation is MAKASADNSDKQKALSLVLSQIERNFGKGSIMRLGDAGRMKVETISTGALTLDLALGGGLPKGRVIEIYGPESSGKTTLALHAIAEVQKAGGTAAFVDAEHALDPEYSKRLGVNIEELLVAQPDTGEVGLEIVDQLVRSSAVDIVVVDSVAALVPRAEIEGEMGDTHVGLQARLMSQALRKITGNIGKSGCTVIFLNQLRLKIGVSYGNPETTTGGNALKFYASVRLDIRRIQTLKKGTEEFGIRAKVKVAKNKVAPPFRIAEFDVIFGEGISTIGCLVDLAEQNGIVTRKGAWYSYNGENISQGRDNAIIYMKENPQVAQDIEQALKQKLMSGNAAPIEVEPGDEAEEEVLEDQDF